One genomic segment of Culturomica massiliensis includes these proteins:
- a CDS encoding DUF3575 domain-containing protein — protein sequence MKKLIFGVFLAVCWCTGTVKAQDIAVKTNLLYWSSTTPNLSLEFGLGKRTTLDLTGAYNPWTLNKDKNKKIKHWMVMPEFRYWLCERYNGHFFGLHSGYAFYNISGVRIPFQSKSTKDHRYQGWATGLGLSYGYSWILGKRWNLEATIGLGYIYTQYDKYECATCGKFKGNKDKHYFGPTKAGISLIYIIK from the coding sequence ATGAAAAAATTGATCTTCGGTGTTTTTCTTGCGGTTTGTTGGTGCACGGGCACTGTCAAAGCGCAGGATATCGCAGTAAAGACCAATCTATTGTATTGGTCAAGTACCACGCCCAACTTGAGTCTGGAATTTGGGCTGGGCAAACGCACGACCCTCGACCTCACGGGTGCCTACAACCCGTGGACGCTGAATAAGGACAAGAACAAGAAAATCAAACACTGGATGGTAATGCCGGAGTTCCGTTACTGGCTCTGCGAACGCTATAACGGCCATTTCTTCGGCCTGCACAGCGGTTACGCGTTCTACAACATCAGTGGCGTGAGAATCCCGTTCCAAAGCAAGTCCACGAAGGATCACCGTTATCAGGGCTGGGCTACGGGTCTCGGATTGTCGTATGGCTACTCATGGATTTTAGGCAAACGCTGGAACCTCGAAGCCACGATCGGTCTGGGTTACATCTACACGCAATACGATAAGTACGAGTGTGCCACTTGCGGCAAGTTCAAGGGCAACAAGGACAAGCATTATTTCGGCCCGACCAAGGCGGGCATCTCCCTGATATATATAATCAAATAA
- a CDS encoding site-specific integrase gives MATVKVKFRASSVEMKEGSLYYQVIHNRLVRQLHTGYRLFPSEWDAGISEVVVASGTEEGRRNYLLSMKTAIADDLSRLRSVIARLERSDTGYTADKVVEVFSSPADCGGFLSFARQLIQELKKIGKRRTAETYTTALNSFLRFRGERDLLFEEVDSNLMVEYETFLKGINVCPNSSSFYMRNLRAIYNRAVERELTVQRYPFKHVYTGVDKTVKRAVPLKVIRRIRDLDLTLSPVLDYARDLFMFSFYTRGMAFVDMAYLKKKDLQNGVLVYRRQKTGQQLFIKWEKPMQEIVGKYDTSATPYLLPIIRDMDTDARKQYKNAAHLVNDKLKKIGRQLGLAIPLTSYVARHAWASIAKSKNIPISTISEAMGHDSENTTRIYLASLDTSVVDKANSLILKSL, from the coding sequence ATGGCAACAGTAAAAGTTAAATTCCGGGCCTCTTCCGTCGAGATGAAGGAAGGCTCGCTCTACTATCAAGTGATTCACAACCGTCTGGTAAGACAATTGCATACCGGCTACAGGCTTTTTCCTTCGGAATGGGATGCCGGCATTTCCGAGGTCGTGGTGGCTTCCGGCACAGAAGAGGGACGCAGGAATTACCTGCTCTCCATGAAGACCGCCATAGCAGACGACCTGTCCCGGCTCCGGAGCGTCATCGCACGGCTCGAACGTTCCGACACGGGATATACCGCCGACAAGGTGGTGGAAGTGTTCTCCTCTCCGGCCGACTGTGGCGGTTTCCTTTCCTTTGCACGACAACTCATACAGGAACTGAAAAAGATAGGCAAAAGGCGCACGGCCGAAACATATACGACCGCCTTGAACAGTTTTTTGCGTTTCCGGGGCGAACGGGACCTGCTGTTCGAGGAAGTGGACTCCAACCTGATGGTGGAATACGAGACCTTTCTGAAAGGCATCAATGTCTGCCCGAACTCCTCCTCTTTTTACATGCGCAACCTGCGCGCCATCTATAACCGTGCGGTGGAAAGGGAACTGACCGTGCAGCGCTATCCCTTCAAACATGTCTATACGGGCGTGGACAAAACAGTGAAACGTGCCGTCCCGCTGAAAGTAATCCGCCGGATACGGGATCTGGACCTGACGCTCAGTCCTGTGCTGGATTATGCGAGAGATCTGTTCATGTTTTCATTCTACACCCGGGGAATGGCATTTGTGGATATGGCTTACCTGAAAAAGAAGGATTTGCAGAACGGAGTTCTGGTCTATCGCCGCCAGAAGACGGGACAGCAGCTTTTTATCAAGTGGGAGAAACCCATGCAGGAGATTGTCGGCAAGTACGATACGTCCGCGACTCCTTATCTGCTGCCGATCATCCGGGATATGGATACGGATGCCCGAAAGCAATACAAGAACGCCGCCCATCTTGTCAATGACAAACTGAAAAAAATAGGCCGGCAGTTAGGGCTTGCCATACCGCTGACAAGCTATGTCGCGCGCCACGCCTGGGCTTCCATCGCAAAGAGCAAGAACATTCCGATTTCCACCATCAGCGAAGCGATGGGACACGATTCGGAGAATACCACGCGTATCTACCTTGCCTCATTAGACACATCGGTCGTGGACAAGGCCAACAGCCTTATTCTAAAATCACTGTAA
- a CDS encoding DUF6549 family protein gives MNRLDKTLLITVLLLGGILWLQHRWTIRLTEERDRFRMNSTALLSDVKRMRTDSATMALDAKALRLTIDEYEEFRAEDAETIRRLGVKIRNLEAAARHEVEVKAPIDAAVRDTLIVRDTVPLLRQKVEMVTPHIHFSGLIEENRLKGDIKIPVTLNQAVWVEYKGWWFWKRVKAIRQTISSNNPYVEIRYSEYIKIDKK, from the coding sequence ATGAATAGGCTGGACAAAACACTTCTGATAACCGTGCTGCTGCTCGGCGGCATCCTCTGGTTGCAGCACCGGTGGACAATACGCCTCACGGAAGAACGCGACCGTTTCCGCATGAACAGCACAGCCCTGCTTTCCGATGTGAAGCGGATGCGGACCGATTCAGCGACGATGGCCCTCGATGCCAAGGCACTGCGGCTGACCATAGACGAGTATGAGGAGTTCCGTGCCGAGGATGCCGAAACCATCAGGCGGCTCGGCGTGAAAATCAGGAATCTCGAAGCGGCGGCCCGGCATGAGGTCGAGGTGAAAGCACCGATAGACGCCGCCGTCCGCGACACGCTCATTGTCCGTGATACCGTCCCGCTACTGCGGCAGAAAGTGGAGATGGTCACGCCGCATATACATTTTAGCGGACTGATTGAAGAGAACCGTCTCAAAGGTGACATAAAGATACCCGTGACGCTTAACCAGGCTGTATGGGTGGAATACAAGGGATGGTGGTTCTGGAAGAGGGTCAAAGCTATCCGTCAGACCATATCCAGCAACAACCCGTATGTGGAAATCAGGTATTCGGAATATATAAAGATAGACAAAAAATGA
- a CDS encoding PolC-type DNA polymerase III has product MAPQTEQKIYVGIGLDFETGGLDCRECACTQIALQAVRFDTWQVFDRYQAYIAPYGKQDAGLPRRKVLRTRHEQAKGQEYVPMKYEQAALDYSAITMEMLRTQGMDMKKVAGEVIAFAKRATLSKGNQCKPVLVGQNIAFDIGFLQQLVNYAGLAAEFEKTFSGSRDYYGNFQPHYIDTLALGRLAFAADPEVTSYKLELVASRLGVELDDAHDAAADVTATLDILGVYTSRLRQTEGTATAMQKKEKTRKYFKI; this is encoded by the coding sequence ATGGCACCACAGACTGAACAGAAAATATATGTAGGCATCGGGCTGGATTTCGAGACCGGAGGGCTGGACTGCCGTGAATGCGCCTGCACGCAGATCGCCCTGCAGGCCGTCCGTTTCGACACATGGCAGGTATTCGACCGCTACCAGGCGTATATCGCCCCCTACGGGAAACAGGACGCGGGACTTCCCCGGCGCAAGGTGTTGCGTACCCGCCATGAGCAGGCGAAAGGACAGGAATATGTCCCGATGAAGTACGAACAGGCGGCATTGGACTATTCCGCCATTACCATGGAGATGCTGCGCACGCAGGGTATGGACATGAAGAAGGTGGCCGGAGAAGTCATCGCCTTCGCCAAACGCGCCACCCTCTCGAAGGGCAACCAGTGCAAGCCCGTGCTGGTCGGACAGAACATCGCCTTCGACATCGGATTCCTGCAACAGCTGGTGAACTATGCCGGACTGGCCGCCGAGTTTGAAAAGACCTTTTCCGGGAGCAGGGACTATTACGGCAACTTCCAGCCGCACTACATCGACACGCTTGCCTTGGGGCGGCTGGCTTTTGCCGCCGATCCGGAGGTCACCTCGTACAAACTGGAACTGGTAGCCTCAAGGTTGGGCGTGGAACTGGACGATGCCCACGATGCGGCTGCCGACGTGACGGCCACGCTCGACATCCTGGGGGTCTATACCTCCCGTCTGCGCCAGACGGAAGGGACGGCAACCGCCATGCAGAAGAAAGAGAAAACCCGTAAATATTTCAAGATATGA
- a CDS encoding DNA polymerase III subunit alpha: protein MWRADIPPSRKADIDVDYASDRRQEIKDYLEERYNADGRQRVFSAGTFTTMKLKAALKDVARVHRVPHSIVNYITAMIDDGTDWTGLFRQAASNRKLRDFIQTYPLVIEDVQGLLGQPKAASIHASAIVVTPDTRDGRPAECFDFLPVRKMDGALVSEFDGYSVDEIGLLKEDVLATKELAKLSAVIALVNRNFGQELTIGRITQDMLEDGKTYRLLSDGNTQNVFQFSSPGITRFIQDVQPECIEDLIAVNALYRPATLDIGATDDYVRFRRGEVAPVYNYGCYEATKNTFGIMVYQEQFMSVAHTLGGFDLGKTDLLRKAIGKKKADLMATLKADFIAGAVGNGCPDYEAEEIWHKIEVAGKYSFNRSHAAAYALTAYCGAWLKANYPSAFYTVALQWADDKEIPSLMAEMERCSPAKIVPPDINRSGTEFFTDYATDEIFWSLTRIKQVGLRTVEYIVTERDRGGAYTGIENFIHRIFRYKLKKYSYWDDPDNAEEAVKVPVNARHVKHMILAGCFDRIEKVGAVTERCALLERAARELGFSLSEKDFPQDMRGRHFFWSQQQIAVSGIGSIDYRRIFDNSEASGQVKGKASYLTLDEVARDENDGRRAAVCATVVDVAEHTYKDRETGSRKRFARLTLSQNNRLAECVCWNDYYMEHRTEIQSLKDRVVILTAVIRYSDYNGCNTLQTYKNSLLFIQS from the coding sequence TTGTGGAGGGCGGACATTCCGCCCTCCCGTAAGGCGGATATAGATGTCGACTATGCCTCCGACCGGCGGCAGGAGATCAAGGATTACCTGGAAGAACGGTACAACGCGGACGGCCGCCAGCGTGTCTTTTCCGCCGGCACCTTTACCACGATGAAACTGAAAGCCGCCTTGAAGGACGTGGCACGCGTACACCGCGTGCCTCACTCCATCGTGAACTATATTACCGCCATGATAGATGACGGCACGGACTGGACAGGACTGTTCAGACAGGCTGCCTCCAACAGAAAACTTCGGGACTTTATCCAGACCTATCCGCTGGTCATCGAGGACGTGCAAGGATTGCTCGGACAGCCCAAAGCGGCCTCCATACACGCCTCGGCCATCGTTGTCACACCGGACACGCGGGACGGCAGGCCCGCCGAATGCTTCGATTTCCTGCCGGTCCGCAAGATGGACGGGGCACTGGTATCGGAGTTCGACGGCTATTCGGTCGATGAGATCGGATTGTTGAAGGAGGATGTGCTGGCGACAAAGGAACTTGCCAAACTGAGTGCCGTCATCGCGTTGGTCAACCGGAATTTCGGGCAGGAACTCACCATCGGGCGTATCACGCAGGATATGCTGGAAGACGGGAAGACCTACCGGCTGCTCTCGGACGGTAACACGCAGAATGTGTTCCAGTTCTCTTCACCGGGCATTACCCGGTTTATCCAGGATGTACAGCCGGAGTGTATCGAGGACCTGATCGCCGTCAATGCCCTGTACCGCCCCGCCACGCTCGACATCGGCGCCACCGATGATTATGTCCGTTTCAGGCGTGGCGAGGTGGCCCCGGTCTATAACTACGGCTGTTATGAAGCGACGAAGAACACTTTCGGAATCATGGTCTACCAGGAGCAGTTCATGTCCGTCGCCCATACGCTCGGGGGATTCGACCTCGGGAAGACCGACCTCCTGCGCAAGGCCATAGGAAAGAAGAAAGCCGACCTGATGGCCACGCTGAAGGCGGATTTCATTGCCGGAGCCGTCGGGAACGGATGCCCGGACTATGAGGCGGAGGAAATCTGGCACAAGATAGAGGTGGCCGGGAAATATTCGTTCAACCGCTCCCATGCCGCGGCATACGCCCTTACAGCCTATTGCGGGGCATGGCTCAAGGCCAATTACCCGTCGGCGTTCTATACCGTGGCATTGCAATGGGCGGACGACAAGGAGATTCCTTCGCTGATGGCGGAGATGGAACGCTGCTCGCCGGCCAAGATCGTGCCGCCGGACATCAACCGCTCCGGGACGGAGTTCTTCACCGACTATGCCACCGATGAAATCTTCTGGTCGCTTACCCGAATCAAGCAGGTCGGCCTCAGGACAGTGGAATACATCGTCACGGAACGCGACCGGGGCGGGGCATATACGGGTATCGAGAACTTCATCCACCGCATATTCCGTTACAAGCTCAAGAAATACAGTTACTGGGACGATCCCGACAACGCGGAAGAGGCCGTGAAAGTCCCCGTGAACGCCCGGCATGTCAAGCACATGATCCTTGCCGGATGCTTCGACCGCATCGAAAAAGTCGGGGCGGTTACCGAACGCTGCGCGCTGCTCGAACGCGCCGCACGTGAACTGGGATTCTCCCTTTCCGAAAAGGACTTCCCGCAGGACATGCGCGGGCGGCATTTCTTCTGGTCGCAGCAGCAGATTGCCGTGTCGGGTATCGGCAGCATCGACTACCGCCGCATCTTCGACAATTCGGAAGCCAGCGGGCAGGTCAAGGGAAAAGCCTCCTACCTGACCCTGGACGAGGTGGCACGGGACGAGAATGACGGCAGGCGTGCGGCTGTCTGCGCCACGGTGGTGGATGTAGCCGAGCATACCTACAAGGACAGGGAGACGGGAAGCCGGAAGCGTTTCGCCAGGCTGACACTCTCCCAGAACAACCGCCTGGCGGAGTGCGTGTGCTGGAACGACTATTACATGGAGCACCGCACCGAGATCCAGTCGCTTAAGGACCGGGTGGTCATCCTCACGGCCGTCATCCGTTACAGCGACTACAACGGCTGCAATACATTGCAGACCTATAAGAACTCATTGTTATTCATCCAATCCTGA
- a CDS encoding HNH endonuclease, producing the protein MDEEEIWKDIHHYEGIYQVSSCGRIRSVGRYVRNATSQYWRNGQIIKPWVGGTSPYYNVSLASDGKICKKLIHRLVAEHFLDDWNAAKEVNHKDGNKHNNRSDNLEMCTRQENVMHSMVHKLRDDYGENSVNAKLTNEQADHIRRLHRSGVMQNELAEQFKVCKQTICDIVHYKKYKK; encoded by the coding sequence ATGGACGAGGAAGAAATTTGGAAAGATATTCATCATTACGAGGGAATTTATCAAGTAAGCTCCTGCGGTAGAATTAGAAGTGTCGGAAGATATGTCCGTAATGCCACATCCCAATATTGGAGGAACGGACAAATCATCAAACCGTGGGTCGGGGGTACATCCCCGTATTACAATGTTTCTTTGGCCTCTGACGGAAAAATATGTAAAAAATTAATCCATAGACTTGTCGCAGAACATTTTCTTGATGATTGGAATGCGGCAAAGGAGGTTAATCATAAGGATGGCAATAAGCACAATAATCGAAGTGACAACCTGGAAATGTGTACCAGGCAAGAAAACGTCATGCATTCTATGGTGCATAAACTCAGGGATGATTATGGAGAGAACAGTGTGAACGCCAAACTGACAAATGAACAAGCGGATCATATCAGGCGGTTACACCGGTCGGGAGTCATGCAAAATGAACTGGCTGAACAATTCAAGGTTTGCAAACAGACGATATGCGATATCGTCCACTATAAAAAGTATAAAAAATGA
- a CDS encoding HNH endonuclease — MADTREIWVDIKNYEGKYRISNLGRVKSLERQVSHDGITWIQPERIMCHWCGTTSLYDCVRLYKGGVGKKFSVHRLVAQHFLPDWNPGLEVNHIDGNRDNNRADNLEMCTHQRNMEHAIAGGLKRDYGEKSVNAKLTNGQAEEIRVRYSSGQASQNSLAKQYGVSRQTVSAIIRYKKYIR, encoded by the coding sequence ATGGCTGACACCCGGGAAATCTGGGTGGATATCAAGAACTATGAAGGAAAGTACAGGATCAGCAACCTCGGGCGTGTCAAGAGTCTGGAACGGCAGGTTTCGCATGACGGCATTACCTGGATACAACCCGAACGCATTATGTGCCATTGGTGCGGGACGACTTCGCTCTATGACTGTGTCCGGCTCTACAAGGGCGGTGTCGGGAAGAAGTTCTCCGTGCACCGTCTGGTAGCACAGCATTTCCTGCCCGACTGGAATCCGGGACTGGAGGTGAACCATATCGACGGGAACCGCGACAACAACCGTGCGGATAACCTGGAGATGTGTACGCACCAGCGGAATATGGAACATGCCATAGCGGGTGGCCTCAAACGGGATTACGGCGAAAAAAGCGTGAATGCCAAACTGACCAACGGGCAGGCGGAAGAGATACGGGTGAGATATTCTTCCGGCCAGGCTTCCCAGAACAGCCTGGCAAAACAGTACGGCGTCAGCCGCCAGACGGTAAGCGCGATAATACGATACAAGAAATATATACGATAA
- a CDS encoding DNA-methyltransferase: MNPTYEHHRPYDGCDLYRGDALDVLPLLAEEGITADMVLSDPPYGTTHCRWDAVIDIPGMWNAVQGISRPDTPVLLFCQHPFTSLLGSSNLRRLRYAWVWEKTQATGFLNAGRMPMKAHEDILVFYDRLPKYHPIKTDGHRRKVVMAEHQRKCDAGEIYRKHDNFRDYISTERYPRSVLKFKTDKQRSCLHATQKPVALLEYLIRTYTDEGDIVLDFAMGSGSTAVACRNTGRRFVGVEIDREIFQTALNRITHG; encoded by the coding sequence ATGAATCCGACCTACGAACACCACCGTCCCTATGACGGTTGCGACCTTTACCGGGGCGATGCACTCGATGTGCTGCCCCTGCTGGCTGAAGAAGGCATCACCGCCGACATGGTATTGTCAGACCCTCCATACGGTACGACACACTGCCGGTGGGATGCCGTGATAGACATCCCCGGGATGTGGAATGCCGTACAGGGCATATCCAGGCCCGACACTCCCGTACTGCTGTTCTGCCAGCATCCTTTTACGAGCCTGCTGGGCAGTTCCAATCTCCGCAGGCTGCGGTATGCCTGGGTATGGGAGAAGACGCAGGCGACAGGCTTCCTGAATGCCGGGCGTATGCCGATGAAGGCGCACGAGGACATTCTGGTCTTCTACGACAGGTTGCCGAAGTATCATCCGATCAAGACGGACGGGCACAGGCGCAAGGTCGTGATGGCCGAACACCAGCGGAAATGCGATGCCGGCGAGATATACCGGAAGCACGACAATTTCCGGGATTACATATCCACGGAACGCTATCCGCGCAGCGTGCTGAAGTTCAAGACCGACAAGCAACGCTCCTGCCTGCACGCGACACAGAAACCTGTCGCCCTGCTGGAATACCTGATACGCACCTACACCGATGAAGGGGACATCGTCCTCGACTTTGCGATGGGCAGCGGCAGCACGGCCGTGGCCTGCCGGAATACGGGACGCCGGTTCGTCGGCGTGGAGATAGACCGGGAAATTTTTCAGACAGCACTAAACCGTATAACCCATGGCTGA
- a CDS encoding PHP domain-containing protein, which yields MIQELFSWLDAQRITYIPVDTEVVDIPGFGRLFTADLSGVESIFRGDGDKLVFNLMESPDVLMEEGIFHVAFPFGRNWYYYDLREEFRFNLLKYIGRPKPPVHDVPFVNLGIHTSYELLNACCSPEDLCRKAKWLGHTAVGICDRNTMAATLNLQKECANTGLKHIFGYSLTMMHEEERVGLKIYALDNEGLHNLLRIQRAVMVDSEDNTLRYEQLLMYAAGCVVVFAIRSVYWMAGHPKQVKRIRKGAEAVYYQVDANEYKADRIDREQLEALKYYFGNCYDADTDSFTVEPVLIPDCYYMDKDDAGYRIVVNKIATGAAHEQSDDQYFKTADELYDTLRPLFSGQWDFDSLFRRMCRPTVEIAGRADASFETGRMFMPEYRMRPEERERYGDRRTMFLRLLDDGLDRKVPEPERERYRERLDEEVYIIESTDNVDYFLVQWDMVREAHRRGIATGIGRGSAGGSLVSYLLGITSIDPLKYDLIFSRFLVPERCGLSWKDELTVLAPDITLGKGERYVEMESEGKTYRLCTDARMRVIRNGEERTIYADELMCGDEILFDRRDCLWNLKELETHESDLRTPPSL from the coding sequence ATGATACAGGAACTTTTCTCATGGCTCGATGCACAACGGATAACCTATATCCCGGTCGATACGGAAGTGGTGGATATTCCCGGCTTCGGGCGGCTTTTCACGGCCGACCTGTCGGGAGTGGAATCCATCTTCCGCGGCGACGGGGACAAGCTCGTGTTCAACCTGATGGAAAGTCCGGATGTGCTGATGGAAGAAGGAATCTTCCATGTGGCCTTCCCGTTCGGCAGGAACTGGTACTACTATGACCTGCGGGAAGAATTCCGTTTCAACCTGCTGAAATATATCGGCCGGCCCAAGCCTCCGGTACATGATGTACCTTTCGTGAACCTCGGCATCCATACCTCCTACGAGCTGCTGAACGCCTGCTGCTCGCCGGAAGATTTGTGCCGCAAGGCGAAATGGCTCGGGCATACGGCTGTCGGCATCTGCGACCGCAATACAATGGCCGCCACGCTGAACCTTCAGAAGGAGTGCGCCAATACCGGGCTGAAACATATATTCGGCTACTCGCTGACAATGATGCACGAAGAAGAACGTGTCGGGCTGAAGATTTATGCCTTGGATAACGAGGGGCTGCATAATCTGCTGCGCATCCAACGGGCCGTCATGGTCGATTCGGAAGACAACACCCTCCGCTATGAACAGCTGCTGATGTATGCCGCAGGTTGTGTGGTGGTTTTCGCCATCCGTTCCGTCTACTGGATGGCCGGACACCCCAAACAGGTGAAGCGTATCCGGAAAGGTGCCGAAGCGGTCTATTACCAGGTCGACGCCAACGAATACAAGGCGGACCGCATCGACAGGGAGCAACTAGAAGCCCTGAAATATTATTTCGGCAACTGTTATGATGCCGACACGGATTCATTTACAGTAGAACCAGTCCTGATTCCGGACTGCTACTACATGGACAAGGACGATGCAGGGTACAGAATCGTGGTGAACAAGATTGCCACGGGAGCCGCCCATGAACAGAGCGATGACCAGTATTTCAAGACAGCGGATGAATTGTATGACACGCTCCGTCCTCTGTTCTCCGGGCAATGGGACTTCGATTCCCTGTTTAGGCGCATGTGCCGTCCCACGGTGGAGATTGCCGGACGTGCGGACGCCTCATTCGAGACCGGGCGAATGTTCATGCCGGAATACCGTATGCGACCGGAAGAGCGGGAACGGTATGGTGACCGCCGTACGATGTTCCTCCGACTGCTTGACGACGGGCTGGACCGGAAAGTGCCGGAACCGGAGCGGGAACGCTATCGGGAACGGCTGGACGAGGAAGTCTATATCATTGAATCGACCGACAATGTGGACTATTTCCTGGTGCAGTGGGATATGGTGCGGGAGGCGCACCGGAGAGGCATCGCAACTGGTATAGGTCGCGGTTCCGCCGGGGGCTCGCTGGTTTCCTACTTGCTTGGCATAACCTCCATCGACCCGCTGAAATACGACCTTATCTTCTCGCGCTTCCTCGTGCCGGAACGCTGCGGGCTCAGCTGGAAAGACGAACTGACGGTGCTTGCCCCGGACATCACACTCGGCAAGGGCGAACGCTATGTGGAGATGGAATCTGAAGGCAAGACTTACCGTCTGTGCACGGATGCCCGGATGCGGGTAATCCGTAACGGAGAAGAGCGGACGATATACGCAGATGAATTGATGTGTGGCGACGAAATCCTTTTTGACCGCCGAGATTGCTTGTGGAACCTAAAGGAACTCGAAACCCATGAATCCGACCTACGAACACCACCGTCCCTATGA
- a CDS encoding toprim domain-containing protein → MELSVQEYQYLVSEITRETGAKRDGSGKNLIVPRCPFCGKSGGKFGIYIGKATAHRRPFMAHCFSCGASTRTLEQLLAAIGRMDLMVLQTADIAAPLNLHLLEKDEAEEIDDELVPVELPDFYKRTFRHPYLQRRGFCFDDYEYFPVGITGRLNPRYADYVVFPVIDDCTVVGYVSRHTWPKEDIDAHNRKTRHSGGYKILRYRNSTENDFSRLLYNYDAVRMDETDTVILAEGIFDVIALTRRLELYDNSHVAAVATFGKKISDVQIYKLQSKGVRTVVIGYDGDAVESVKRTAERLKPYFEVFIADIADAAKDWDELTEAEIYGIFACRLLSVLEYKLKKVQER, encoded by the coding sequence ATGGAACTGTCGGTACAGGAATATCAATATCTGGTTTCGGAGATAACCCGCGAGACGGGTGCCAAACGGGACGGGAGCGGTAAGAACCTTATCGTTCCGCGCTGCCCGTTCTGCGGAAAGTCGGGCGGTAAGTTCGGTATCTACATCGGCAAGGCGACTGCCCACCGCCGGCCTTTCATGGCCCACTGCTTCTCCTGCGGGGCATCCACCCGTACATTGGAGCAACTTCTGGCGGCTATCGGTCGCATGGACCTGATGGTTTTGCAGACAGCTGACATTGCCGCACCGTTGAACCTGCACCTGCTGGAGAAGGACGAGGCGGAAGAAATAGACGACGAACTGGTGCCGGTCGAATTGCCGGACTTTTACAAGCGCACTTTCCGGCATCCGTATTTGCAGCGGCGCGGCTTCTGTTTCGACGATTACGAGTATTTCCCGGTCGGGATAACCGGCAGGCTCAATCCGCGCTACGCGGACTATGTCGTCTTTCCGGTCATCGATGACTGTACGGTTGTCGGCTATGTCTCCCGCCATACCTGGCCGAAAGAGGATATAGACGCCCACAACCGCAAGACCAGACATAGCGGCGGGTACAAGATCCTGCGTTACCGGAACTCCACGGAAAACGACTTTTCCAGACTCCTTTATAACTACGATGCCGTCCGTATGGATGAAACCGATACGGTCATCCTCGCGGAAGGTATTTTCGATGTCATCGCCCTGACCCGCAGACTCGAACTCTATGACAATTCCCATGTCGCAGCCGTGGCCACTTTCGGAAAGAAAATATCCGATGTACAGATCTACAAGCTGCAATCGAAAGGCGTCAGAACCGTAGTCATCGGTTACGATGGTGATGCCGTCGAGTCGGTAAAGCGGACGGCTGAACGGCTGAAACCCTATTTCGAGGTTTTCATCGCGGACATTGCTGATGCCGCCAAAGACTGGGACGAACTCACGGAAGCGGAAATCTACGGGATTTTCGCCTGCCGCCTGCTGTCCGTCCTTGAATACAAACTCAAAAAAGTACAGGAAAGATGA